The Kitasatospora setae KM-6054 genome contains a region encoding:
- a CDS encoding Lrp/AsnC family transcriptional regulator encodes MDAVDRLLLAELQGDARLSFNELSRRVNLSPPAVAERVRRLEGDGVITGYHAHLAPAKAGAAVMALVTVECYGVRCLLRDPEVANWPEVLQLHRVTGGACCALLVGVPDMAAFERLTDRLGGYGQPTSSMILSSPVPWRPLSP; translated from the coding sequence GTGGACGCGGTGGACCGCCTGCTGCTGGCCGAACTGCAGGGCGACGCCCGGCTCTCGTTCAACGAGCTGTCCCGCCGGGTCAACCTCTCGCCACCGGCCGTCGCCGAGCGGGTCCGCCGACTGGAGGGCGACGGGGTGATCACCGGCTACCACGCGCACCTCGCCCCCGCGAAGGCCGGAGCGGCGGTGATGGCCCTGGTCACCGTCGAGTGCTACGGCGTGCGCTGCCTGCTGCGCGACCCCGAAGTCGCGAACTGGCCCGAGGTGCTCCAACTCCACCGGGTCACCGGCGGCGCCTGCTGCGCCCTGCTCGTCGGCGTGCCGGACATGGCCGCCTTCGAGCGGCTGACCGACCGGCTGGGCGGCTACGGGCAGCCCACCAGCTCGATGATCCTGTCCAGCCCGGTGCCGTGGCGCCCGCTCAGCCCCTGA
- a CDS encoding tryptophan 2,3-dioxygenase, giving the protein MTGQTHRPHLRFDPERNDTGATDTDAPTPYARYARLAELHSLQRPLSAEPSEYTFIVTTQVMELLFDLLHHEWSAARAALRADDLGTALAALRRGHHAQDVLVDSWGLLAAMTPGEFGAFRPVLGEASGFQSAAFLRLEFLLGNRSEGLLEMFRDSPAAYDELFAALRTPSLYAEALGVLARRGLAVPAVPVTARYRADPAVEAAWRAVYTDPALADLAELGERLLDTAERVTRWRQRHYASVKRTMGGKPGTGGSSGLSWLKHAAEQDVFPELWTVRDTL; this is encoded by the coding sequence ATGACCGGCCAGACCCACCGTCCCCACCTGCGGTTCGACCCCGAACGGAACGACACCGGGGCGACCGACACCGACGCGCCCACCCCCTACGCCCGGTACGCGCGGCTGGCCGAGCTGCACTCCCTGCAGCGGCCGCTCAGCGCGGAGCCGTCCGAGTACACGTTCATCGTCACCACCCAGGTGATGGAGCTGCTGTTCGACCTGCTGCACCACGAGTGGTCGGCCGCCCGGGCCGCGCTGCGCGCCGACGACCTGGGCACCGCGCTGGCCGCGCTGCGCCGGGGGCACCACGCACAGGACGTGCTGGTCGACTCGTGGGGGCTGCTGGCCGCGATGACGCCCGGCGAGTTCGGTGCTTTCCGCCCGGTGCTGGGCGAGGCGTCCGGTTTCCAGTCGGCGGCGTTCCTGCGGCTGGAGTTCCTGCTGGGCAACCGCAGCGAGGGCCTGCTGGAGATGTTCCGGGACTCGCCCGCCGCGTACGACGAGCTGTTCGCCGCGCTGCGCACTCCCAGTCTGTACGCCGAGGCGCTGGGCGTGCTGGCCCGGCGCGGCCTGGCGGTGCCGGCGGTGCCGGTGACCGCCCGGTACCGGGCGGATCCGGCCGTGGAGGCCGCCTGGCGGGCCGTGTACACCGATCCGGCGCTGGCCGACCTGGCCGAGCTCGGCGAGCGGCTGCTGGACACCGCGGAGCGGGTCACCCGCTGGCGGCAGCGGCACTACGCGTCGGTGAAGCGCACGATGGGCGGCAAGCCGGGCACGGGCGGCTCCAGTGGCCTGAGCTGGCTGAAGCACGCCGCCGAGCAGGACGTCTTCCCCGAGCTGTGGACCGTCCGCGACACCCTCTGA
- the kynU gene encoding kynureninase has protein sequence MTPTRAQCAARDAADPLHALRAEFDLPAGVLYLDGNSLGALPRRTPGHLARVVADEWGVGLIRSWNEAGWFHRPGRLGDRLGAHLLGAAPGQVVVCDSTSVNLFKVLGAALRLRPGRPALLAERHAFPTDLYVADGVGALRPGTRTVLLDSAAQLDAVLDAGTAAVLLSHVDYRTGELLDMAGLTARIHAAGALAVWDLCHTAGALPVELDAAGADFAVGCGYKYLNGGPGAPAFLYAAARHQEAARQPLTGWFGHARQFDFEPGYRPAEGVTRFLTGTPPILGLAALEAALQVWELADPTAVRAKSLELTDLFLELTADLDVEPVTPREHARRGSQVALRHPDGYAVVQALIARGVIGDFRAPDLMRFGFTPLYLSRADVHDAAGALREVLASGEWRDGRFARRGEVT, from the coding sequence GTGACCCCCACCCGTGCGCAGTGCGCGGCCCGCGACGCCGCCGACCCGCTGCACGCCCTGCGCGCCGAGTTCGACCTGCCCGCCGGGGTGCTGTACCTCGACGGCAACTCGCTGGGCGCGCTGCCCCGCCGCACCCCGGGCCACCTGGCCAGGGTGGTGGCGGACGAGTGGGGCGTCGGCCTGATCCGGTCCTGGAACGAGGCGGGCTGGTTCCACCGGCCCGGCCGGCTCGGCGACCGGCTCGGCGCCCACCTGCTGGGCGCCGCGCCGGGGCAGGTGGTGGTCTGCGACTCGACCTCGGTCAACCTGTTCAAGGTGCTGGGCGCGGCCCTGCGGCTGCGTCCGGGCCGCCCGGCACTGCTGGCCGAGCGGCACGCCTTCCCGACCGACCTGTACGTCGCCGACGGCGTGGGCGCGCTGCGTCCCGGCACCCGCACCGTACTGCTGGACTCCGCCGCGCAGCTGGACGCCGTGCTGGACGCGGGCACCGCCGCCGTCCTGCTCTCGCACGTCGACTACCGCACCGGCGAGCTGCTGGACATGGCCGGCCTGACCGCCCGGATCCACGCGGCCGGGGCGCTGGCGGTCTGGGACCTGTGCCACACGGCGGGCGCGCTGCCGGTCGAACTGGACGCGGCGGGCGCCGACTTCGCGGTCGGCTGCGGCTACAAGTACCTCAACGGCGGCCCGGGCGCGCCCGCCTTCCTGTACGCGGCGGCCCGCCACCAGGAGGCCGCCCGGCAGCCGCTGACCGGCTGGTTCGGGCACGCCCGGCAGTTCGACTTCGAGCCGGGCTACCGGCCCGCCGAGGGCGTCACCCGGTTCCTGACCGGCACGCCGCCGATCCTGGGCCTGGCCGCGCTGGAGGCGGCGCTGCAGGTCTGGGAGCTGGCCGACCCGACGGCCGTCCGCGCCAAGAGCCTGGAACTCACCGATCTGTTCCTGGAGTTGACCGCCGACCTGGACGTCGAGCCGGTCACCCCGCGCGAGCACGCCCGGCGCGGCAGCCAGGTCGCGCTGCGCCACCCGGACGGCTACGCGGTGGTCCAGGCGCTGATCGCCCGCGGCGTGATCGGCGACTTCCGCGCCCCCGACCTGATGCGCTTCGGTTTCACCCCGCTCTACCTCTCCCGCGCCGACGTGCACGACGCGGCGGGCGCGCTGCGCGAGGTGCTGGCGAGCGGCGAGTGGCGCGACGGGCGGTTCGCCCGCCGCGGCGAGGTGACCTGA
- a CDS encoding choice-of-anchor A family protein, whose translation MATLAAAPLLTLASIGQADQLAPPLGPCSGPNCPSTWDPPHTGPFNGSDASLSVYVGGDYRVRQNAAEVEGKIAIVGNLDINKANGGAFNMGVVGVGSMVTPPNASDHVTVGGSVTIDGSQPLPSRLFIGGTDFFVQPPKALWGNLKYGTTLTGLYDITPDGQAIQDPTAIDAFSNLTPVIEDHSSCMAQQTATGTVVDDGTTVTFTGDGTSARQVFNYGQNIGTDGGIRKIDFAGIPAGATVIVNMTGSNVVVNTSSGTGNNDDELTALRPNLMWNFPTATSIEVKGTAQWQGSIMAGNPASTTILSNPGTNGRVYLAGSLQQEGSAGTEVHNYPFNGDLPVCGESPSPSPSPSDSTSPSPSPSPSDSTSPSPSPSNSESPSPSPSPSESTSPAPSPSPSETTPEPTGSTSTPAGPPLPDTGGGDLVAPAAGAAAVLLGLGGGVLALARRARGRHS comes from the coding sequence GTGGCGACACTCGCCGCCGCTCCGCTGCTCACCCTGGCCTCGATCGGCCAGGCCGACCAGCTGGCCCCGCCGCTCGGCCCCTGCTCGGGCCCCAACTGCCCGAGCACCTGGGACCCGCCGCACACCGGCCCGTTCAACGGCTCGGACGCCTCGCTCAGCGTCTACGTCGGCGGCGACTACCGGGTGCGGCAGAACGCGGCCGAGGTCGAGGGCAAGATCGCCATCGTGGGCAACCTCGACATCAACAAGGCCAACGGCGGCGCCTTCAACATGGGCGTGGTCGGCGTCGGCTCGATGGTCACCCCGCCGAACGCCTCGGACCACGTCACGGTCGGCGGCTCGGTCACCATCGACGGCTCGCAGCCGCTGCCCAGCCGGCTGTTCATCGGCGGCACCGACTTCTTCGTCCAGCCGCCCAAGGCGCTCTGGGGCAACCTCAAGTACGGCACCACGCTGACCGGCCTGTACGACATCACCCCGGACGGCCAGGCGATCCAGGACCCGACCGCGATCGACGCGTTCAGCAACCTGACGCCGGTCATCGAGGACCACTCGTCCTGCATGGCCCAGCAGACCGCGACCGGCACGGTGGTCGACGACGGCACCACGGTCACCTTCACCGGCGACGGCACCAGCGCCCGGCAGGTCTTCAACTACGGCCAGAACATCGGCACCGACGGCGGCATCCGGAAGATCGACTTCGCCGGGATCCCGGCCGGCGCGACGGTCATCGTCAACATGACCGGCAGCAACGTCGTGGTCAACACCAGCAGCGGCACCGGCAACAACGACGACGAACTGACCGCGCTGCGGCCCAACCTGATGTGGAACTTCCCGACCGCCACCAGCATCGAGGTCAAGGGCACCGCCCAGTGGCAGGGCTCGATCATGGCGGGCAACCCGGCGAGCACCACCATCCTGTCCAACCCGGGCACCAACGGCCGGGTCTACCTGGCGGGCAGCCTGCAGCAGGAGGGCAGCGCGGGCACCGAGGTCCACAACTACCCGTTCAACGGCGACCTGCCGGTCTGCGGCGAGAGCCCCTCGCCGTCGCCCTCGCCGAGCGACTCGACCAGCCCGTCCCCGTCCCCGTCGCCGAGCGACTCGACCAGCCCCTCGCCGTCCCCGTCGAACAGCGAGAGCCCCAGCCCCAGCCCGTCGCCGAGCGAGAGCACCAGCCCGGCGCCGTCCCCCTCGCCGAGCGAGACCACGCCCGAGCCGACCGGGTCGACCTCGACCCCGGCCGGGCCGCCGCTGCCGGACACCGGCGGCGGTGACCTGGTCGCCCCGGCGGCCGGGGCCGCCGCGGTGCTGCTCGGCCTGGGCGGCGGCGTCCTCGCGCTGGCCCGCCGGGCCAGGGGCCGCCACAGCTGA
- a CDS encoding 4'-phosphopantetheinyl transferase family protein, with protein MPNTPLAMLATTAEVLARPDADERLLADYERERLRRFLRPADRDDYLAAHLLVRYCAAALLGTDPAEVAFGQRCPGCGEATHGRPYLTDRPGTHLSLSHSGGVVAAAAGPVPVGVDVEHLGPRTSDPAALETVLSPAERALVRAHPDPTTAFLRLWVRKEALIKLGRTSLDALAELDLSHLPLDPPDPSARHRDGDLHYLELATPTALLAAAATLPVGLAAL; from the coding sequence GTGCCGAACACGCCGCTCGCCATGCTCGCCACCACCGCCGAGGTGCTCGCCCGGCCGGACGCCGACGAGCGGCTGCTCGCCGACTACGAGCGCGAGCGGCTGCGGCGCTTCCTGCGGCCCGCCGACCGCGACGACTACCTCGCCGCGCACCTGCTGGTCCGGTACTGCGCGGCCGCGCTGCTCGGCACCGACCCCGCCGAGGTCGCCTTCGGCCAGCGCTGCCCGGGCTGCGGCGAGGCCACCCACGGCCGCCCGTACCTCACCGACCGGCCCGGCACCCACCTGAGCCTGTCGCACAGCGGCGGCGTGGTCGCCGCCGCGGCCGGGCCCGTGCCGGTCGGCGTCGACGTCGAGCACCTCGGCCCCCGCACCAGCGACCCCGCCGCGCTGGAGACCGTCCTCAGCCCCGCCGAGCGGGCGCTGGTCCGCGCGCACCCGGACCCCACCACCGCGTTCCTGCGCCTGTGGGTCCGCAAGGAGGCGCTGATCAAGCTCGGCCGCACCAGCCTGGACGCGCTCGCCGAGCTCGACCTCTCGCACCTCCCGCTCGACCCGCCCGACCCGTCGGCCCGGCACCGCGACGGCGACCTGCACTACCTCGAACTCGCCACCCCCACCGCCCTGCTGGCCGCCGCCGCGACCCTCCCGGTCGGGCTCGCCGCGCTGTAG
- a CDS encoding inositol monophosphatase family protein: MRDLLDATERAVREVGRRLAARQPAEPLDAATPAEARAAFAAVDRPAARELRERLGALRPGAGWLDDEWARELPADGEWWLCDATDGAVQYLSALPHWAVTATLLRDGAPVLAVVHAPREGATHTAAAGGGARLNGRPCAPRARVLATAVAATSQPPDAARDPEAVRAAGAALSAVLPHVPAVRNLGPTALQVARVGSGHLTLFWQYGADPANLLPGALLAAEAGARVTDARGEPWTPAARSFVAAAPGAHAELLGLLRAV; the protein is encoded by the coding sequence ATGCGGGACCTGCTGGACGCCACCGAACGGGCCGTGCGCGAGGTCGGCCGCCGACTCGCCGCCCGGCAGCCCGCCGAGCCGCTCGACGCCGCCACCCCCGCCGAGGCGCGGGCGGCCTTCGCCGCCGTCGACCGCCCCGCCGCCCGGGAACTGCGCGAACGCCTCGGCGCGCTGCGCCCGGGGGCCGGCTGGCTGGACGACGAGTGGGCGCGCGAGCTGCCGGCCGACGGCGAGTGGTGGCTGTGCGACGCCACCGACGGCGCCGTCCAGTACCTGAGCGCCCTCCCGCACTGGGCCGTCACCGCGACCCTGCTGCGCGACGGCGCCCCCGTCCTCGCCGTGGTGCACGCCCCGCGCGAGGGCGCCACCCACACCGCGGCGGCCGGCGGCGGCGCCCGGCTGAACGGCCGCCCGTGCGCGCCCCGCGCCCGCGTCCTGGCCACCGCCGTCGCCGCCACCTCGCAGCCCCCGGACGCCGCCCGCGACCCGGAGGCGGTCCGGGCCGCCGGCGCCGCGCTGAGCGCCGTCCTGCCGCACGTGCCCGCCGTCCGCAACCTCGGCCCCACCGCCCTGCAGGTCGCCCGGGTCGGCTCCGGCCACCTCACCCTGTTCTGGCAGTACGGCGCCGACCCCGCCAACCTGCTGCCCGGCGCCCTGCTCGCCGCCGAGGCCGGCGCCCGCGTCACCGACGCCCGGGGCGAGCCCTGGACGCCCGCCGCCCGGTCCTTCGTCGCGGCGGCGCCCGGCGCGCACGCCGAACTGCTGGGTCTGCTGCGGGCGGTGTGA
- a CDS encoding Lrp/AsnC family transcriptional regulator: MDTETADPAGLLDGLDRRLVHALQVDGRAEPGRIAEVLGVSARTVSRRLGRLFGTGAVRVVRMPDARAAALGALLLRLRVPPGRADPIALALAALDGVPFVDVMLGGQEVSAVVLADAPARDRLLYGRLPATGAVLESAAHAVLHLFADASAWRCGALTPAEEAALAPQPPSDPPGHPTGHPAGRPPLDALDHRLLDALGRDARRSHAALAGALAVPESTVRRRLRRLGAAGLLRTHVSVDPRLLGVGVDANLWLDVEPGRLAATGAALAGHPQVHGVLAVSGPGNLTAAVFCPDHAALYRFQTEVLGPLGVRRAETAIVARAVKRAGIGLRRFDGR, translated from the coding sequence ATGGACACCGAAACGGCGGATCCGGCCGGCCTGCTGGACGGTCTCGACCGACGGCTGGTGCACGCGCTGCAGGTGGACGGGCGGGCCGAGCCGGGGCGGATCGCCGAGGTGCTGGGGGTGTCGGCGCGGACGGTCTCCCGGCGGCTGGGCCGGCTGTTCGGGACGGGCGCCGTCCGGGTGGTGCGGATGCCGGACGCCCGGGCGGCCGCGCTCGGCGCGCTGCTGCTGCGGCTGCGGGTGCCGCCCGGGCGGGCGGACCCGATCGCGCTGGCGCTGGCCGCCCTGGACGGGGTGCCGTTCGTCGACGTGATGCTCGGCGGGCAGGAGGTGTCGGCGGTGGTGCTGGCCGACGCGCCCGCCCGCGACCGGCTGCTGTACGGGCGGCTGCCGGCCACCGGCGCGGTGCTGGAGAGCGCGGCGCACGCCGTGCTGCACCTGTTCGCGGACGCCTCGGCCTGGCGCTGCGGCGCGCTGACGCCCGCCGAGGAGGCCGCGCTCGCCCCGCAGCCGCCGTCGGACCCGCCCGGCCACCCGACCGGCCACCCGGCCGGCCGGCCGCCGCTGGACGCGCTCGACCACCGGCTGCTGGACGCGCTGGGCCGGGACGCGCGCCGCTCGCACGCGGCGCTGGCGGGCGCCCTGGCGGTGCCGGAGTCGACCGTCCGGCGGCGGCTGCGCCGGCTCGGCGCGGCCGGGCTGCTGCGCACCCACGTCAGCGTGGACCCGCGGCTGCTGGGCGTCGGGGTGGACGCCAACCTGTGGCTGGACGTCGAGCCCGGCCGGCTCGCGGCGACCGGGGCGGCGCTGGCCGGGCACCCGCAGGTGCACGGGGTGCTGGCCGTCAGCGGGCCGGGCAACCTGACGGCCGCCGTGTTCTGCCCCGACCACGCGGCGCTGTACCGGTTCCAGACCGAGGTGCTGGGCCCGCTCGGGGTGCGGCGGGCGGAGACCGCGATCGTGGCCCGCGCGGTCAAGCGGGCCGGGATCGGGCTGCGGCGGTTCGACGGCCGCTGA
- a CDS encoding DUF2277 family protein, protein MCRSIKTLRPPMTPDATPEDVHAAALQYVRKVSGFRAPAAHNRAAFDAAVAAVAAATAELLAAVEVRGVTNRSSTPAG, encoded by the coding sequence ATGTGCCGAAGCATCAAGACGCTCCGTCCGCCGATGACACCCGACGCCACGCCCGAGGACGTGCACGCGGCGGCGCTGCAGTACGTCCGCAAGGTCTCCGGGTTCCGGGCGCCGGCCGCGCACAACCGGGCCGCGTTCGACGCGGCGGTGGCGGCCGTCGCGGCCGCGACGGCGGAACTGCTGGCCGCGGTCGAGGTCCGCGGGGTCACGAACCGGTCGTCGACCCCGGCCGGATGA
- a CDS encoding membrane protein encodes MAKFLLSLHLLAVALCIGPVAVAVSMFPRKARAALAAGPEQEGARASVRLLHRIGNLYALIGLAVPLLGIGTAQAMDVLGNAWLIASIVLTAVAAGVLLLFVLPGQQATIDALDATADQDAETARATAKLKLLPMTAGVFNLLWAVVLVLMVIRPGSTTGS; translated from the coding sequence ATGGCCAAGTTCCTGTTGAGTCTGCACCTGCTGGCCGTCGCGCTGTGCATCGGGCCGGTCGCGGTCGCGGTCAGCATGTTCCCGCGCAAGGCGAGGGCCGCGCTCGCGGCCGGCCCGGAGCAGGAGGGTGCCCGCGCCTCGGTCCGGCTGCTGCACCGGATCGGCAACCTGTACGCGCTGATCGGGCTCGCGGTGCCGCTGCTCGGCATCGGCACCGCGCAGGCGATGGACGTGCTCGGCAACGCCTGGCTGATCGCCTCGATCGTGCTGACCGCCGTCGCTGCGGGCGTGCTGCTGCTGTTCGTGCTGCCCGGTCAGCAGGCGACCATCGACGCGCTGGACGCCACCGCCGACCAGGACGCCGAAACGGCCCGCGCCACCGCCAAGTTGAAGCTGCTGCCGATGACGGCGGGCGTCTTCAACCTGCTGTGGGCGGTCGTCCTGGTCCTGATGGTCATCCGGCCGGGGTCGACGACCGGTTCGTGA
- a CDS encoding S1 family peptidase, which produces MKKPLTGALCALALAAPAALVAAAPAAAAPAPAPAAVAVNFAGTVALSNCSGSLVRMPNSVDSDPGLILTNGHCLETGMPAAGQVITNQTSTRGFTLLNASGGSLGTVKANRVLYSTMTDTDVTLYRLSSSYATIKSRYGISALTLDTAHPVAGSSIKVVSGYWKKIYSCSVDGFAYRLKEGSWTWKDSVRYTSGCDIIGGTSGSPVVDATTGKVVAVNNTINEDSQTCTVNNPCEVDQNGTVTIRPGLGYAQETYTIPNCFAPGNVLDLTRAGCVLPRP; this is translated from the coding sequence ATGAAGAAGCCGCTCACCGGCGCCCTCTGCGCGCTGGCCCTCGCCGCCCCCGCCGCCCTGGTCGCCGCCGCCCCCGCGGCCGCTGCCCCCGCCCCCGCCCCCGCCGCCGTGGCGGTGAACTTCGCCGGGACGGTCGCGCTCAGCAACTGCTCGGGCTCGCTGGTCCGGATGCCGAACTCGGTCGACAGCGACCCCGGCCTGATCCTCACCAACGGCCACTGTCTGGAGACCGGCATGCCCGCCGCCGGCCAGGTCATCACCAACCAGACCTCCACCCGCGGCTTCACCCTGCTCAACGCGAGCGGCGGCAGCCTCGGCACGGTCAAGGCCAACCGCGTCCTCTACTCGACGATGACCGACACCGACGTCACCCTCTACCGGCTGAGCAGCAGCTACGCCACGATCAAGAGCCGCTACGGGATATCCGCGCTCACCCTGGACACCGCCCACCCGGTGGCCGGCAGCTCGATCAAGGTGGTCTCCGGCTACTGGAAGAAGATCTACTCCTGCAGCGTCGACGGCTTCGCCTACCGCCTCAAGGAGGGCAGCTGGACCTGGAAGGACTCGGTCCGCTACACCTCCGGCTGCGACATCATCGGCGGCACCTCCGGCTCGCCGGTCGTCGACGCCACCACCGGCAAGGTCGTCGCGGTGAACAACACCATCAACGAGGACAGCCAGACCTGCACGGTCAACAACCCCTGCGAGGTCGACCAGAACGGCACGGTCACCATCCGCCCCGGCCTCGGCTACGCGCAGGAGACCTACACCATCCCCAACTGCTTCGCGCCCGGCAACGTGCTCGACCTCACCCGGGCCGGCTGCGTGCTGCCCCGCCCCTGA
- the gcl gene encoding glyoxylate carboligase, whose translation MPRMTAARAAVEILKLEGVEVAFGVPGAAINPFYAALKAAGGIRHTLARHVEGASHMAEGYTRAKAGNIGVCVGTSGPAGTDMVTGLYSATADSVPILCITGQAPVARLHKEDFQAVDIASIARPVTKAATTVLEAAQVPGVFQQAFHLMRSGRPGPVLIDLPIDVQLTEIEFDPEAYQPLPVYKPTANRIQIEKAIALLQAAERPLIVAGGGVINADAAGLLREFAELAGVPVVPTLMGWGVLPDDHELNAGMVGLQTSHRYGNENFLASDFVLGIGNRWANRHTGGLDVYTAGRTFVHIDVEPTQIGRIFAPELGIASDAGAALELLIEVARELAAAGGLKDRREWARSTQERRAALQRKTHFDDVPLKPQRVYEEMNRAFGPETRYVTTIGLSQIAGAQMLHVYRPRHWINCGQAGPLGWTIPAALGVATADPDGQVVALSGDYDFQFMIEELAVGAQHRIPYVHVLVNNAYLGLIRQAQRNFDIDFQVKLEFENVNAPELGVYGVDHVRVAEGLGCKAIRVTRPEDLLPAFEQAKKLAAEFRVPVVVEAILERVTNISMAAADIDKVMEWEELATAPGDAPTAIRALRA comes from the coding sequence ATGCCCCGCATGACAGCCGCCCGCGCGGCCGTGGAGATCCTCAAGCTCGAAGGCGTCGAGGTGGCGTTCGGCGTGCCCGGCGCGGCGATCAACCCCTTCTACGCCGCGCTCAAGGCCGCCGGCGGCATCCGGCACACGCTGGCCCGGCACGTCGAGGGCGCCTCGCACATGGCCGAGGGCTACACCCGGGCGAAGGCCGGCAACATCGGGGTCTGCGTCGGGACGTCGGGCCCGGCCGGCACCGACATGGTCACCGGCCTGTACTCGGCGACCGCCGACTCGGTCCCGATCCTCTGCATCACCGGCCAGGCCCCGGTCGCCCGGCTGCACAAGGAGGACTTCCAGGCCGTCGACATCGCCTCGATCGCCAGGCCGGTCACCAAGGCGGCGACCACCGTGCTGGAGGCCGCGCAGGTCCCGGGCGTGTTCCAGCAGGCGTTCCACCTGATGCGCTCGGGCCGGCCCGGGCCGGTCCTGATCGACCTGCCGATCGACGTCCAGCTCACCGAGATCGAGTTCGACCCGGAGGCGTACCAGCCGCTGCCGGTCTACAAGCCGACCGCCAACCGGATCCAGATCGAGAAGGCGATCGCCCTGCTGCAGGCCGCCGAGCGGCCGCTGATCGTGGCCGGCGGCGGCGTGATCAACGCCGACGCGGCCGGGCTGCTGCGGGAGTTCGCCGAGCTGGCCGGCGTCCCGGTGGTGCCGACCCTGATGGGCTGGGGCGTGCTCCCCGACGACCACGAGCTGAACGCCGGCATGGTCGGCCTGCAGACCTCGCACCGCTACGGCAACGAGAACTTCCTCGCCTCCGACTTCGTCCTCGGCATCGGCAACCGCTGGGCCAACCGCCACACCGGCGGCCTCGACGTCTACACCGCGGGCCGCACCTTCGTCCACATCGACGTCGAGCCCACCCAGATCGGCCGGATCTTCGCCCCCGAACTGGGCATCGCCTCCGACGCGGGCGCCGCGCTGGAGCTGCTGATCGAGGTCGCCCGCGAACTGGCCGCCGCCGGAGGGCTGAAGGACCGCCGGGAGTGGGCGCGGAGCACCCAGGAGCGGCGGGCCGCGCTGCAGCGCAAGACCCACTTCGACGACGTGCCGCTCAAGCCGCAGCGCGTCTACGAGGAGATGAACCGGGCCTTCGGGCCGGAGACCCGCTACGTCACCACCATCGGCCTCTCGCAGATCGCCGGCGCCCAGATGCTGCACGTCTACCGGCCCCGGCACTGGATCAACTGCGGCCAGGCCGGCCCGCTCGGCTGGACCATCCCCGCCGCGCTCGGCGTCGCCACCGCCGACCCCGACGGCCAGGTGGTCGCGCTCTCCGGCGACTACGACTTCCAGTTCATGATCGAGGAGCTGGCGGTCGGCGCCCAGCACCGCATCCCGTACGTGCACGTGCTGGTCAACAACGCCTACCTCGGGCTGATCCGGCAGGCGCAGCGAAACTTCGACATCGACTTCCAGGTCAAGCTGGAGTTCGAGAACGTCAACGCCCCCGAGCTGGGCGTCTACGGCGTCGACCACGTCCGGGTCGCCGAGGGCCTGGGCTGCAAGGCGATCCGGGTCACCCGCCCCGAGGACCTGCTGCCCGCGTTCGAGCAGGCCAAGAAGCTGGCCGCCGAGTTCCGCGTCCCGGTGGTGGTCGAGGCGATCCTGGAGCGGGTCACCAACATCTCGATGGCCGCCGCCGACATCGACAAGGTCATGGAGTGGGAGGAGCTGGCCACCGCGCCCGGCGACGCCCCGACCGCGATCCGCGCGCTGCGGGCCTGA
- a CDS encoding NAD(P)-dependent oxidoreductase: protein MSTITLYGATGTIGSRVLDEALRRGHTVTAVVRDPAKLTRTHPALTVAVGDVLDPASVAEHAKGADVVVSAVGGGDGPGHQALIAPSFESLVAGLRTLGADAPRLLTVGGAGSLRTPDGKQVWDTPGLPEFLLQIMHAHGDALDFLRTVTDLRWTNLSPAGTIAPGERTGAYRTGLEDLLIGADGESRISTEDYAVALLDEVEEPKHLGERFTVAY, encoded by the coding sequence ATGAGCACCATCACCCTGTACGGCGCCACCGGCACCATCGGCTCCCGCGTGCTGGACGAGGCGCTGCGCCGCGGCCACACCGTGACCGCCGTGGTCCGCGACCCCGCCAAGCTGACCCGCACCCACCCGGCGCTGACCGTCGCGGTCGGCGACGTGCTGGACCCGGCCTCGGTCGCCGAGCACGCCAAGGGCGCGGACGTGGTGGTCAGCGCGGTCGGCGGCGGCGACGGGCCGGGCCACCAGGCGCTGATCGCGCCGTCCTTCGAGTCGCTGGTGGCGGGCCTGCGCACGCTGGGCGCCGACGCGCCGCGGCTGCTCACGGTCGGCGGCGCGGGCTCGCTGCGCACCCCCGACGGCAAGCAGGTCTGGGACACCCCCGGCCTGCCGGAGTTCCTGCTGCAGATCATGCACGCGCACGGCGACGCGCTGGACTTCCTGCGCACCGTCACCGACCTGCGCTGGACCAACCTCTCCCCGGCCGGCACCATCGCCCCCGGCGAGCGCACCGGCGCCTACCGCACCGGCCTGGAGGACCTGCTGATCGGCGCGGACGGCGAGAGCCGGATCTCCACCGAGGACTACGCGGTGGCGCTGCTGGACGAGGTCGAGGAGCCGAAGCACCTCGGCGAGCGCTTCACCGTCGCCTACTGA